TAAAATTATCATTTTCATAAACAATGCGAATTTTTTCTTTCTTTTCATGCTTGATAATGTCGCAAAAAACACAAACGCCGTTAATGCCATAATACCGCTCTGCGCCGTCCATTTCCCGCCCGACATTATTTGCTACAATTCCCGAGGCAAATATTTGCGCGTGGGGGTGTTCGATTGATGCAGCGGCCTCTGCTCCCTGATTGTATATTGGCATCACAGAAACCACTCCTTCTACATTTTTCATATCTATATACCGGTCCTGGATGACTTCAAGCATTTCTGTGATTTTTGAACTATCGAAGGCGATCAAGTTTTCGTCGTGATTTTTTGCAATTATAACTTCGTGATCGCCGACAGCCGGCCTTGCCCTGTAAAAACCTTCCTCGGGATAGAAACTGCGGAGTTGCGTCTTGGATTCTTTTTCGACGAATGCCGGGAACTTGTTCTCTATAACATAAAAATTTGTTGTTGCGGCTCTGCGAACTTTTTCATTTTGTTTGTATCCTTCCGATCCCTCGCAAAACGGGCATTTGGACTTATCAGAAACTTTGACGCTTGGTGGAATTACAAAATCCTGCGGCCTCTTTGCTCGCTCCGGAGCAATAACAACCCACTCTCCGGTTATAATATTTTGTCTTAACTGAGGCATCTTAAACCCTCCGCGACACCTTAATTATTCAGATAGTTTGTCGCGCCCCTCGTAGCTCATAGAGCGAAGTGGGGCAAATTTAATTCTATTTTTTTAGATTGATGTTGGTTTGTGCATGCGTGATTGCAACCGCCAACGCATCTGCCGCATCATCTGGTTTGGGGCATGATTTGAGTTTGCAAATAATTTTAACCATCTCCTGAATTTGGGATTTTTCCGCTCTGCCATATCCCGTAAGCGCTTGCTTAACCTGCAACGGCGTATATTCATAAACCGGAAGATTCGCGCCTTTTGCACACACTATGGCCACACCCCTAGCCTCAGCTACCGAAATGACAGTTTTTTGGTTCTTGAAAAAAAACAGGCTCTCAATTGCTACTTGGTCTGGTTTTTCCTTTTCAATTATATCAGACAGGCTTTTGTAAATAAAATTCAATCGGTCAGGCTGGTTGAGATTGGCGCGGGTGCGAATACAACCATATTTAACAGGTCTTATGCCACCTGAAGCCTTCTCTATAACCCCATAACCCATAATCCCAGTACCCGGATCGATGCCTAAGATCTTAATTGTTTCATTGCTAAATTGTTTCATTGCTTCCGCGTTTATCCGCGCAATTCAATCCGCGGTTGGAATTTTTTTAACTTAAAGATTTACATTGATGTAAATCTTACTCACATCATCCAGGTCATCAAGCGCATCCATTAGCTTCATCAAAGATTCTTTTTTGTCTTCAGCAATATCTATAGAAGTATTCGGTTTCATCGAAGGTTCAGCTGATTCTAGCACAATTTTTGCACTCTCCAGGCTGGTTTTCACATTATTTAGATCAGAAAAATTGGTGTATATATAGTACATACTATCATCTTTTTCGAAATCCTCGGCTCCTGAGTCGATTATCGCTTCCTCAAGTTCTTCATCTTTTAAA
The nucleotide sequence above comes from Patescibacteria group bacterium. Encoded proteins:
- the galT gene encoding galactose-1-phosphate uridylyltransferase → MPQLRQNIITGEWVVIAPERAKRPQDFVIPPSVKVSDKSKCPFCEGSEGYKQNEKVRRAATTNFYVIENKFPAFVEKESKTQLRSFYPEEGFYRARPAVGDHEVIIAKNHDENLIAFDSSKITEMLEVIQDRYIDMKNVEGVVSVMPIYNQGAEAAASIEHPHAQIFASGIVANNVGREMDGAERYYGINGVCVFCDIIKHEKKEKIRIVYENDNFIAITFFAARFPMETWILPKNHESEFENTPKSHMKSLGESLHCVLQKMEKNVKNIPLNFYIHSLPNTFENSASYHWHLEITPRLANYGGYELGSGVIIDIMSPEEAAEYLRKPAKKD
- the ruvC gene encoding crossover junction endodeoxyribonuclease RuvC, translated to MKILGIDPGTGIMGYGVIEKASGGIRPVKYGCIRTRANLNQPDRLNFIYKSLSDIIEKEKPDQVAIESLFFFKNQKTVISVAEARGVAIVCAKGANLPVYEYTPLQVKQALTGYGRAEKSQIQEMVKIICKLKSCPKPDDAADALAVAITHAQTNINLKK